The proteins below come from a single Gossypium raimondii isolate GPD5lz chromosome 2, ASM2569854v1, whole genome shotgun sequence genomic window:
- the LOC105788539 gene encoding probable pectate lyase 18, with product MARTMAMAIPSLPLLFLFTFLLLLPLLISSSPVQDPELVVQDVHRAINASRRNLGYLSCGTGNPIDDCWRCDPNWETNRQKLADCAIGFGKNAIGGRDGKIYVVTDSGDDDPVNPKPGTLRHAVIQDEPLWIIFARDMTIQLKEELIMNSFKTIDGRGASVHIAGGPCITVQYVTNIIIHGLNIHDCKQGGNAMVRDSPRHYGWRTISDGDGVSIFGGSHVWVDHNSLSNCKDGLIDAIHGSTAITISNNYMTHHDKVMLLGHSDSYTQDKNMQVTIAFNHFGEGLVQRMPRCRHGYFHVVNNDYTHWEMYAIGGSANPTINSQGNRFTAPDNRFSKEVTKHEDAPESEWKSWNWRSEGDLMVNGAFFIASGAGASSSYAKASSLGARPSSLVATITTNAGALNCKKGSRC from the exons ATGGCAAGGACAATGGCAATGGCGATCCCTTCACTTCCTCTTCTCTTCCTCTTTACATTTCTGCTTCTACTCCCACTTCTCATTTCCTCTTCCCCTGTTCAAGACCCTGAGCTTGTTGTCCAAGATGTTCACAG GGCTATCAATGCGTCCAGGAGGAACCTAGGGTATCTCTCCTGTGGAACCGGAAACCCCATTGATGACTGCTGGAGATGTGACCCCAACTGGGAGACTAATCGCCAGAAGCTAGCTGATTGTGCCATTGGATTCGGCAAGAACGCCATTGGTGGAAGAGATGGTAAGATTTATGTGGTCACTGACTCCGGCGATGATGACCCCGTTAACCCCAAACCAGGGACATTACGGCATGCGGTGATTCAAGACGAACCGTTGTGGATCATTTTCGCTCGTGACATGACCATTCAGCTGAAAGAAGAGCTGATAATGAACTCATTCAAGACCATCGACGGTAGGGGCGCCAGCGTTCATATTGCAGGGGGTCCATGCATTACCGTTCAGTATGTGACCAACATTATCATTCATGGACTCAACATACACGATTGTAAACAAGGAGGGAATGCTATGGTGAGGGACTCCCCACGTCACTATGGTTGGAGGACGATATCAGACGGTGATGGTGTTTCCATCTTCGGTGGTAGCCATGTTTGGGTTGACCATAACTCCTTATCAAACTGCAAAGACGGCTTGATTGACGCTATCCATGGCTCCACCGCTATCACCATTTCCAACAATTACATGACTCACCATGATAAAGTCATGTTATTGGGACACAGTGATTCCTATACTCAAGACAAGAACATGCAAGTCACTATTGCCTTTAATCACTTTGGTGAAGGCCTTGTCCAAAGAATGCCAcg ATGTAGACATGGGTATTTCCACGTGGTGAACAATGACTATACTCATTGGGAAATGTATGCCATTGGAGGAAGTGCTAACCCAACAATAAACAGCCAAGGGAATAGATTTACTGCACCTGACAACAGATTCAGCAAAGAGGTGACCAAGCATGAGGATGCACCGGAGAGTGAATGGAAGAGCTGGAATTGGAGATCGGAAGGTGACCTAATGGTGAACGGTGCATTCTTTATCGCGTCGGGTGCTGGCGCCTCGTCGAGCTATGCCAAGGCTTCAAGCTTGGGTGCTAGGCCATCTTCACTGGTGGCAACGATAACGACCAATGCTGGTGCACTTAATTGCAAGAAAGGTTCACGTTGTTGA